Genomic window (Mycoplasma leachii PG50):
TTACTACATCTTGTGGCAATGAGTAAATATAATAAATAACTTCAGCTAGTTGTTCAGGTTTTAAGCCACCATTTAAACTATTTTTTCTTGATATATAACTATTTAAAATCTTTTGATTTTTAGTTGTTGATAATAAATTAGTATCAACAATTGCAGGTTCAATTAAACTAAATCTAATATTAGTATCACTTAATTCTCTTCTAACTTGTTCTGTAATTGCATTAACAGCAAATTTAGACCCATTATAAATAGAATGATCAGCATAAGTATATCTTCCAGCAACACTAGAAATATTTACTATTGTTCCGTGATTTTGTTTTAACATACTTGGTAAAACTGCATCCATTCCATTAATAACACCTTTAACATTAATATCTAATGTATTATATTTATCTTCTAAACTTTGATCAATATATTGATTCATTGGCATAATTCCAGCGTTATTAATTAATAAATTAACAGGTCCATAAACTTTTTCAGCTTTTTTAACAGCTTGATTTAATTCTTCAAAATTTCTAACATCAACTTTAGCAGTTAAAGTATTTGGTAAATTTAGATTATCTAATATTTCTTTTCTTCTTGCAAGTATTAGTAATGGAAAGCCTTTTTTTGAAAAATATTTAGCACAAGCTAATCCAATTCCTGAACTTGCTCCAGTAATTACAACTAATGGTTTCATTTCCCTCCTGTTTAGTTTTTTGTTTTGTCATTTAAAACAAAAATATCTCTTAAAATTTGGATCTTATTAAATTTATCTTTATTTAAATTTAAAAGCTTAATTTTTTTTCTGCTTAATTTAATTAAAAATTCTTTGTTTTTAAATGCATATTCATAAGTATCAGCACTTAAAGTAACATTTGTTAAATCTTTAAGTTTTAAAGTTATATGTTCTTTGTCTGAAAAAATAATTGGAGCATTTAAAGTTCTAAATTTATTAGTTGAAATAGGCATTAATTCTTGCATTTCAAAAAGTGAAACTACAGGATAAATAATTGCTCCATTAGCTGATTTTATAAATCCAGTAGATCCACTTGGTGTTGAAAAAACTAAACCCGTACCCTTAAATTGTTCTAAAAATTCATTATTAATATAAATATCTAATGTTAAAGGTCTTACTTGATTAGTAATTTTTATTTCATTAATTGCATAAACTTTTTGATTATCGTAATTAACTTCAATTAGTCCTAATTCAGTAATGTTTGGGTCTTTAATAATTTTATATAAATCAACATTTTTTAAATCATCAACTCTATTTTTATTAGTATAAAAACCAATTCCACCAAATTTAATTGGTATAAAAATTAATTTATCTAAAATAGATTGATATTTATGTACTGCATACAAAAAAGTACCATCGCCTCCAATGACAAAACAAATGTCTGGTTCTTTTTCATCTTTAGTAAAGTTTGCATCTTTTAATATATCTAATAACTGGTTTAAAATGTCTCCTGATTCTTCGTATTTGTTTGTTATAAAACTATATTTCATAATATTCCTTAACTATATTTAATTATATCTTAGATACTGTTATTATAGAAAATAGCTATTTAACAACTTTCTAAATTTATAACAATTAAAAATCTCTCTTAACTTAGAGAGATTTTAAACTAGTTATGCTTTTAAATCATTAATTTTTTTATTAATTGCTTCTAGTTGTTCTTTATAAGTTTGATATTTAGATTTTTCTTGTTCAACTTTTTGTATTTTTGCTTTTTTAATAAACTCAGGATTATTTAAAATTTTTTGACTTCTTAAAATTTCATTAGTTAATTGAATTTGTTTAGTTTCTAATTCTTTAATTAACTCATCTTTATTAGTAAATGAATCATTTGAAATTTCAATAAAATACTCATCAATTGATAAACTAGTTTTATTAGATATCTTAATAGAATTATCTAATTTAGTATTACAAAAGTTTTTTAAAAAACTATTAATTTGTAAAAAATGCTTTTCAAATATGTAAGAATGCTTATCATTAGTGTTTGAAATATTTGCTAATAAACAAATATTATTTTTAATGTTTTTAGTATTTCTAAATTCTCTAATACTTGTAATCATTTTAATAACATCATCAATAAAACTTGTATCATAATCAGAATTTAAATTAGTTCATTGTTCTAAAAGAATAGATTCTTTTAGCATCATATTTAAATAAATTTCTTCACTTACAAATGGTATTAAAGGATGAAGCATAATCAAAATTTCTTTTAATACATAAAATAAAGTTTGCTTAGTTTGATAGTTAAATTTATCATTACTTAAATTAACTTTACTAAATTCAATATATCAAGAACAGTATTTGTTTCATACAAAATCTCAAAGATGATTTCCAGCTAAACTAAACTCATATTTGTTCATTTTTTCATAAACATAAGTTTGTGTTTTACTTAGTTGAGTCAAAATTCATTGATTAGTTATTTCTAAGTCAGTTTTATAAAAGTTGGGATCAAATTCAAAGTGAACATCTAAATTTAAAAATACATATCTACTTGCATTTCATAATTTATTTATAAAGTTTCAACTAGCTAAAATTTTTTCATTTGAATATCTAATGTCTTGACCTGGAGTTGAATTAGTTAATAAAAATAATCTTAACGAATCACAACCATTATTATTAATAACATCCATAGGATCTATTCCATTACCTAAAGATTTAGACATTTTTCTATTTAATTCATCTCTTACAAGTCCATGAATTAAAACATCTTTAAATGGAATTTGTTTTGTATATTCTAAAGTTTGAAAAATCATTCTAGCTACTCAAAAGAAAATAATATCATATCCTGTAACTAAAACACTAGTTGGAAAATAATTTTTAAAATATTCACTTTCTAAACCTTTATTATTTAAAAGTGTTGAAAAAGCTCATAATCCTGATGAAAATCAAGTATCTAAAACATCTTGATCTTGAGTTCAATTTTCTATATCACTTGGAGGATTAATTCCAACATACATCTCATTGGTTTTTTTGTGATACCAGCAAGGAATTTGATGACCTCATCATAATTGTCTACTAATACATCAATCATGAGCATTAGTCATTCATCTATTTAAAACATCATTAAATCTATTTGGAAAAAAATTAATTCTATTATCTGAATTTTGTAAATCAATTACCATATTTTTAAACTTATCCATTTTAACAAATCATTGATCAGATAAATATGGTTCAACAATAGCATTTGATCTTTCACTAAATCCAACTTGATTAATAATGTCTTCTTCTTTTACCAACAAATCTTCTTTAATAGCATCTTTAATGATTTCTTTTCTAGCAACAAATCTATCTAAACCTTCATATTTTCCACCTAATTGATTAACTGAACCATCAGTATTTAAACAAATTGGCATTTTTAAATTATGTTTAATCGCTAAATGATAGTCATTTAAATCATGAGCAGGAGTACATTTCATAACTCCAGTTCCAAATTCAATATCAACATATTCATCACTTATAATTGGAATAACTTGCTTATTAACTGGATTAATTACTTTTTTATTAATATATTCTTGATATCTAGAATCATTTGGATTAACAACTAAACATTGATCAGCAAACATAGTTTCAGGACGAGTTGTAGCAACTATTAAATATTTGTCAGAATTTTCTAACATATATTTAAAATAATACATTTTACTTTGAGTTTCTTTATAAATTACTTCAACATTAGAAATAGCAGTTTTTTGTTCTGGATCTCAATTAACTATTTGTTTGTCTTTATAAATTATTTTATCATTATAGAACTTTACAAAAATCTCTTTAACAATTTGATTAATATCTTCATCTAGAGTAAATTTTTCAGTTGAATAATCTAAACTTAAACCTAATTTAGCTCATTGCTCTCTAATAATACTTGCATATTCTTCTTTTCATTTTCAAGCTTCTAATAAAAACTTTTCTCTACCCAATTTATTTTTATCTATACCTTGTTTTTTAAGTTTTTGTTCTACTTTTACTTGAGTACTAATTCCAGAATGATCCATACCAGGTAAAAATAAAGTATCATATCCAGTTAATTTTTTAAATCTAATAATAGCATCTTGTAAACTAGTATCTCAAGCATGTCCAATATGTAATTTACCAGTAACGTTTGGTGGAGGTAAGATGATAG
Coding sequences:
- a CDS encoding diacylglycerol kinase catalytic domain-containing protein — encoded protein: MKYSFITNKYEESGDILNQLLDILKDANFTKDEKEPDICFVIGGDGTFLYAVHKYQSILDKLIFIPIKFGGIGFYTNKNRVDDLKNVDLYKIIKDPNITELGLIEVNYDNQKVYAINEIKITNQVRPLTLDIYINNEFLEQFKGTGLVFSTPSGSTGFIKSANGAIIYPVVSLFEMQELMPISTNKFRTLNAPIIFSDKEHITLKLKDLTNVTLSADTYEYAFKNKEFLIKLSRKKIKLLNLNKDKFNKIQILRDIFVLNDKTKN
- a CDS encoding valine--tRNA ligase, with the protein product MKKQLSPKYNHILVEKTKYQYWLDKKLFKANPNSKKPKFSIILPPPNVTGKLHIGHAWDTSLQDAIIRFKKLTGYDTLFLPGMDHSGISTQVKVEQKLKKQGIDKNKLGREKFLLEAWKWKEEYASIIREQWAKLGLSLDYSTEKFTLDEDINQIVKEIFVKFYNDKIIYKDKQIVNWDPEQKTAISNVEVIYKETQSKMYYFKYMLENSDKYLIVATTRPETMFADQCLVVNPNDSRYQEYINKKVINPVNKQVIPIISDEYVDIEFGTGVMKCTPAHDLNDYHLAIKHNLKMPICLNTDGSVNQLGGKYEGLDRFVARKEIIKDAIKEDLLVKEEDIINQVGFSERSNAIVEPYLSDQWFVKMDKFKNMVIDLQNSDNRINFFPNRFNDVLNRWMTNAHDWCISRQLWWGHQIPCWYHKKTNEMYVGINPPSDIENWTQDQDVLDTWFSSGLWAFSTLLNNKGLESEYFKNYFPTSVLVTGYDIIFFWVARMIFQTLEYTKQIPFKDVLIHGLVRDELNRKMSKSLGNGIDPMDVINNNGCDSLRLFLLTNSTPGQDIRYSNEKILASWNFINKLWNASRYVFLNLDVHFEFDPNFYKTDLEITNQWILTQLSKTQTYVYEKMNKYEFSLAGNHLWDFVWNKYCSWYIEFSKVNLSNDKFNYQTKQTLFYVLKEILIMLHPLIPFVSEEIYLNMMLKESILLEQWTNLNSDYDTSFIDDVIKMITSIREFRNTKNIKNNICLLANISNTNDKHSYIFEKHFLQINSFLKNFCNTKLDNSIKISNKTSLSIDEYFIEISNDSFTNKDELIKELETKQIQLTNEILRSQKILNNPEFIKKAKIQKVEQEKSKYQTYKEQLEAINKKINDLKA
- a CDS encoding SDR family oxidoreductase, producing MKPLVVITGASSGIGLACAKYFSKKGFPLLILARRKEILDNLNLPNTLTAKVDVRNFEELNQAVKKAEKVYGPVNLLINNAGIMPMNQYIDQSLEDKYNTLDINVKGVINGMDAVLPSMLKQNHGTIVNISSVAGRYTYADHSIYNGSKFAVNAITEQVRRELSDTNIRFSLIEPAIVDTNLLSTTKNQKILNSYISRKNSLNGGLKPEQLAEVIYYIYSLPQDVVIPELMISHTNQKV